In Zobellia roscoffensis, the following are encoded in one genomic region:
- a CDS encoding gliding motility lipoprotein GldH, translating to MARFLLVFAVVALCFACNDNLVKSEFQATKGGSWGKEDNIVFSFSEIDTTQRHNMFITVRNDATFPYNNLFLIAELEFPSGETVKDTLEYEMALPDGTWLGKGYGSIKENKLWYKENIVFPSSGVYNLRIWHAMRKNGSVNGVENLKGVTDVGFEIEKSNE from the coding sequence ATGGCTAGGTTTTTACTGGTTTTTGCTGTTGTAGCCTTATGTTTTGCTTGTAATGATAATTTAGTGAAATCTGAATTTCAGGCTACTAAAGGCGGTTCATGGGGCAAAGAGGACAACATTGTTTTTTCGTTTTCTGAAATAGATACTACACAAAGACATAATATGTTCATTACGGTTCGTAATGACGCCACGTTCCCTTACAATAACCTGTTTTTAATTGCAGAATTGGAATTTCCTTCGGGAGAAACGGTGAAAGATACGTTGGAGTACGAGATGGCTTTACCAGATGGTACTTGGTTGGGAAAAGGATATGGTAGCATTAAAGAAAATAAATTATGGTACAAGGAAAACATCGTTTTTCCTTCCTCTGGCGTATATAATTTACGTATCTGGCATGCCATGCGAAAAAATGGTAGTGTTAACGGGGTTGAAAATTTAAAAGGCGTTACAGACGTCGGGTTTGAAATAGAAAAAAGTAACGAGTAA
- the recA gene encoding recombinase RecA has protein sequence MSSEKDAKLKALKLTLDKLDKTYGKGAVMKMGDRVVEDVEIIPSGSLGLDIALGVGGYPRGRVIEIYGPESSGKTTLTLHAIAEAQKNGGIAAFIDAEHAFDRFYAQKLGVDIDNLIISQPDNGEQALEIADNLIRSGAIDIVIIDSVAALTPKSEIEGEMGDSKMGLHARLMSQALRKLTGSISKTNCTVIFINQLREKIGVMFGNPETTTGGNALKFYASVRLDIRRSTQIKDTDGNVQGNKTRVKVVKNKVAPPFRTTEFDIMYGEGISKVGEIIDLGVEYEIVKKSGSWFSYGDTKLGQGRDAVKSLLLDNPELFEELDGKIRAAIKALKE, from the coding sequence ATGAGCTCGGAAAAAGATGCAAAACTAAAAGCCCTTAAGTTAACCTTAGATAAATTAGATAAGACTTACGGAAAAGGTGCCGTAATGAAAATGGGCGATAGAGTGGTGGAAGATGTTGAAATCATCCCTTCCGGTTCATTAGGCCTAGATATAGCCTTAGGCGTAGGTGGTTACCCACGTGGTAGAGTCATTGAAATTTACGGTCCGGAATCATCGGGTAAAACCACTTTGACCTTACACGCTATTGCCGAAGCTCAAAAAAACGGAGGAATTGCAGCTTTTATTGATGCAGAGCACGCTTTTGACCGTTTTTATGCTCAAAAACTAGGTGTTGATATTGACAACCTGATTATTTCTCAACCGGATAATGGTGAGCAAGCATTGGAAATTGCCGATAACTTGATCCGTTCTGGTGCTATTGACATTGTTATTATTGACTCCGTTGCTGCGTTGACCCCTAAAAGTGAGATTGAAGGTGAAATGGGAGACTCTAAAATGGGGCTTCACGCAAGGTTAATGTCACAAGCACTTCGGAAGCTTACCGGTTCTATCAGTAAAACCAATTGTACCGTAATCTTCATTAACCAGTTACGTGAGAAAATTGGCGTAATGTTCGGAAACCCTGAAACAACTACTGGTGGTAACGCATTAAAATTCTACGCTTCGGTACGACTTGACATTCGTAGATCTACACAAATTAAGGATACAGATGGTAATGTTCAAGGGAACAAAACCCGTGTAAAAGTTGTGAAGAACAAAGTTGCACCGCCATTTAGAACTACTGAGTTTGATATTATGTATGGCGAAGGAATCTCTAAAGTCGGAGAGATAATCGACCTTGGCGTGGAGTATGAAATCGTTAAGAAAAGTGGTTCTTGGTTCAGTTATGGAGATACAAAATTAGGACAAGGCCGTGATGCCGTAAAGTCCTTATTATTAGACAACCCAGAACTTTTTGAAGAATTGGACGGAAAAATCAGAGCTGCTATTAAAGCTCTAAAAGAATAA
- a CDS encoding PSP1 domain-containing protein has protein sequence MGCSSCSTGKDGQPSGCKNNGTCGTDGCNKLTVFDWLSNMSLPNGEKPFDCVEVRFKNSRKEFFRNSENLSISIGDIVATQAQSGHDIGMVTLVGELVKVQMKRKKVDYKDENLPKIHRKASQNDIDKWQKCRDREEEIKKRAREIAIILKLQMKISDVEFQGDGSKATFYYTAEDRVDFRQLIKDMAKAFGIRIEMRQIGYRQEAQRLGGIGSCGRELCCSTWLTDFRSVSTSAARYQQLSLNPQKLAGQCGKLKCCLNYELDMYLDALKDFPPQDTRLFTEKGLAFCQKTDIFKGMLWFSYKDDPANWHTLTKEQVQEILAKNKKKEKVASLEEYTVDNFVKEEKVFENVVGQDSLTRFDRPKRSSRNRNRKKNKAKANSGGNHNNNNKNRGNKPANATNASKNKRRRNNNPKRQQKNG, from the coding sequence ATGGGCTGTAGCAGTTGTTCGACCGGTAAGGACGGACAACCTTCTGGTTGCAAGAATAATGGAACTTGTGGTACCGATGGTTGTAATAAATTAACCGTCTTTGATTGGCTTTCCAACATGTCGCTTCCTAATGGTGAAAAGCCGTTTGATTGCGTAGAAGTTCGATTTAAGAACAGTAGAAAAGAATTCTTCAGAAATAGTGAAAATCTATCCATTTCGATAGGTGATATTGTGGCAACACAAGCACAATCAGGTCATGACATTGGTATGGTTACCCTTGTTGGTGAATTGGTAAAAGTGCAAATGAAGCGCAAGAAGGTGGATTATAAAGACGAAAACCTTCCAAAAATCCACAGAAAAGCGTCGCAGAACGATATTGATAAATGGCAAAAATGCCGTGACCGAGAGGAAGAAATCAAGAAACGTGCACGAGAGATAGCGATTATTCTGAAGCTTCAAATGAAGATTTCAGATGTTGAATTTCAAGGTGATGGTTCCAAGGCCACGTTTTATTATACGGCAGAAGATCGTGTAGATTTCAGGCAGCTCATAAAAGATATGGCTAAAGCCTTTGGTATTCGCATAGAGATGCGCCAAATTGGGTATCGTCAAGAGGCTCAGCGCTTGGGTGGTATAGGTTCGTGCGGACGAGAATTATGTTGCTCAACTTGGTTGACCGATTTTAGATCAGTAAGTACTTCTGCGGCTCGTTACCAGCAATTATCATTGAATCCCCAAAAATTAGCAGGGCAGTGTGGTAAGCTAAAATGTTGCTTAAATTATGAGCTAGACATGTATCTAGACGCACTAAAAGATTTTCCACCTCAAGACACGAGATTGTTTACAGAAAAGGGTCTCGCATTCTGCCAAAAAACCGATATTTTCAAAGGAATGCTTTGGTTTTCCTATAAAGATGATCCGGCAAATTGGCATACGTTGACCAAGGAGCAGGTTCAGGAAATTCTTGCCAAAAATAAAAAGAAAGAAAAAGTTGCCAGCCTAGAGGAATATACGGTAGATAATTTCGTTAAGGAAGAAAAGGTGTTCGAGAATGTGGTTGGGCAAGATAGCCTTACCCGTTTTGACAGACCTAAGCGATCTTCAAGAAATAGAAATCGTAAGAAAAATAAAGCCAAAGCAAATAGTGGCGGAAACCATAATAACAACAATAAGAATAGAGGCAATAAACCTGCCAATGCAACAAATGCTTCAAAGAACAAAAGAAGGAGAAATAATAACCCTAAAAGGCAGCAAAAAAATGGCTAG
- a CDS encoding penicillin-binding protein 1A: MAKKVVEKKKTKGYFKYIKWFWILFTSGILLVALIFLLASEGLLGIDMPEYEYLENPQTNLATEIISSDAKTLGKFYLDDNRTPVPYDSLPQNLVNALIATEDARFYDHSGIDAFGFMRALAYLGKKGGASTITQQLARQLFVGVRSKNKVEAIRQKIMEWVLATRLERQYTKEEIIAMYLNQYDFLNNADGIRSAAKIYFGKEPQQLKVEESAVLVGMLKNSSYFNPIRREELVTNRRNTVLGQMAKYEFITEHEKDSLQAMRMDINFNPESHKEGLATYFRMYLQGFMNDWISKNPKPALEGGRDKWNLYLDGLKIYTTIDSRMQANAEDAVRSHMSNLQDEFFHQNTPDRNPTAPFLDLEKSDINRILERAMKNSHRWRQMKSEGKSEEIIRESFKKKTEMTVFDWNSDGRERDTIMTPLDSIRYYKTFLRAAMMSMEPQTGHVKAWVGGIDYRHFQYDNVIQGSRQAGSTFKPFVYAAAIDQLRLSPCDELPDTQYCIEAGKHGNMEPWCPKNADGKYSGKNYTLKAALANSVNTVTAQLIDRVGPRSVVSIVNNLGLNREILEVPSIALGTPEINVYEMVGAYGAFANQGVYVKPVMVTRIEDKNGTVLYEYVPETKDVLSKDVAYAMVDLMQGVTEGGSGTRLRHSYQKNTTAYKEVITGYPYGFTNPIAGKTGTTQNQSDGWFMGMVPNLVTGVWVGGEERSVHFKSITYGQGASMALPIWGLYMKKNYENKDLGISDGEFDKPENMSINIDCSKVEEDNDENEGLDDDLDDLDF, encoded by the coding sequence ATGGCCAAGAAGGTGGTTGAAAAGAAAAAAACCAAAGGATATTTTAAATATATCAAGTGGTTCTGGATCCTGTTCACTTCAGGTATTCTATTAGTCGCATTAATATTTTTATTGGCTTCCGAGGGTCTTTTAGGTATAGATATGCCTGAATATGAATACCTAGAGAACCCACAGACCAATTTGGCTACAGAGATTATTTCTTCGGATGCCAAAACATTGGGTAAGTTTTATTTAGATGATAACCGTACTCCCGTACCTTACGATAGTCTTCCTCAGAATTTGGTGAATGCCCTTATTGCTACTGAAGATGCTCGTTTTTACGATCACTCCGGTATTGATGCTTTCGGGTTTATGAGAGCGTTGGCCTATCTAGGTAAAAAAGGGGGTGCCAGTACCATTACACAGCAGTTAGCACGGCAACTTTTTGTGGGCGTAAGGTCTAAGAATAAGGTAGAGGCCATACGTCAAAAAATAATGGAGTGGGTGCTAGCTACGCGTCTCGAAAGGCAATATACCAAAGAAGAGATTATTGCTATGTACCTCAATCAATATGATTTTCTTAATAACGCAGATGGGATACGTTCTGCGGCAAAAATATATTTTGGTAAAGAGCCACAGCAATTAAAGGTAGAAGAATCGGCAGTTTTGGTGGGAATGCTTAAAAACTCGTCCTATTTCAACCCAATTAGAAGAGAAGAATTGGTGACCAATCGTAGAAATACGGTATTGGGGCAGATGGCAAAATATGAGTTCATTACCGAGCATGAAAAAGACTCATTGCAGGCCATGAGGATGGATATTAATTTTAATCCAGAATCACATAAAGAAGGTTTGGCTACCTATTTTAGAATGTACTTGCAAGGTTTTATGAACGATTGGATTTCCAAGAATCCTAAACCTGCATTAGAAGGAGGCAGGGACAAATGGAATTTGTATCTAGATGGCCTTAAAATATACACGACTATAGATTCTAGAATGCAGGCTAATGCAGAAGATGCAGTTCGTAGTCACATGTCTAACCTTCAAGATGAGTTTTTTCACCAAAATACCCCTGATAGAAACCCAACGGCACCATTTTTAGATTTAGAGAAGTCTGATATAAATCGAATTTTGGAGCGTGCAATGAAAAATTCTCATCGTTGGCGACAAATGAAATCTGAGGGCAAATCTGAAGAGATAATCCGAGAATCTTTCAAGAAAAAGACAGAGATGACCGTTTTTGATTGGAATAGTGACGGTCGTGAGCGTGATACAATTATGACGCCTTTAGATTCTATTAGATACTATAAAACATTCTTGAGAGCCGCTATGATGTCTATGGAACCGCAGACAGGTCATGTAAAAGCTTGGGTTGGTGGTATAGATTATAGACACTTTCAGTATGATAATGTTATTCAAGGATCGCGTCAAGCAGGGTCTACTTTCAAGCCTTTCGTTTATGCTGCGGCTATAGATCAATTACGATTATCGCCTTGTGATGAACTACCGGATACGCAATATTGTATAGAAGCCGGAAAACATGGTAATATGGAGCCTTGGTGTCCAAAAAATGCCGATGGAAAATACTCTGGTAAAAATTATACGTTAAAAGCCGCACTGGCAAATTCGGTTAATACTGTAACCGCACAATTAATAGACCGTGTAGGTCCAAGGTCCGTGGTTTCCATTGTAAACAACCTAGGTCTGAACCGGGAAATTCTAGAGGTACCTTCCATAGCATTGGGTACGCCTGAAATAAATGTGTACGAGATGGTTGGTGCCTATGGTGCATTTGCCAATCAAGGGGTATATGTAAAGCCGGTTATGGTAACCCGCATTGAAGATAAAAACGGTACCGTTCTTTACGAATATGTCCCTGAAACCAAAGACGTGTTGAGTAAAGATGTAGCCTATGCCATGGTAGACCTAATGCAAGGTGTTACCGAAGGTGGTTCTGGTACGCGATTAAGACATTCATACCAAAAAAATACTACGGCTTATAAAGAGGTGATTACTGGATATCCTTACGGATTTACGAACCCAATAGCGGGTAAGACCGGCACGACACAAAATCAGAGTGATGGTTGGTTTATGGGTATGGTGCCTAACCTGGTAACCGGTGTTTGGGTAGGTGGTGAAGAAAGGTCGGTACACTTTAAATCCATAACGTATGGTCAAGGGGCTTCTATGGCGCTACCTATTTGGGGGCTGTACATGAAAAAGAACTATGAGAATAAGGATTTAGGTATTTCCGATGGGGAATTTGATAAACCTGAAAACATGTCCATAAATATAGACTGTAGTAAAGTTGAAGAGGATAATGATGAAAATGAAGGCTTGGATGATGATTTAGACGACTTGGATTTTTAA
- a CDS encoding MFS transporter, with the protein MEKQKNLSNTVLYLMSLSAGLIVANLYYNQPLLHMISVSFGVTESAVSNVALASQLGYAFGLLFVVPLGDMISNQKILKFDFALMLISLLAAGFSTSLWLLVVASFFIGCTSALPQLFVPMAAQLSNAKNRGRAIGIVMSGLLIGILASRAISGFVGEQFGWRTMYFVATVMMLILFIVLKLKLPQIKPVYEGSYKDLMKSLIHFFKTEPPLRLAAVRGGLSFAGLSAFWTTLVFLMEDNFGYGSGITGMFGLIGVVGALAATVVGKLSDRMSKNRIVIISTLVLILSWAVFLFSHHSIIGIIIGVILVDLGQQSLHIANQNIIFSRNENARNRVNTVYMVIFFLGGALGTVLGAYAWQHYQWMGVSTLGLILSIVSLIAHLGFGDKKI; encoded by the coding sequence ATGGAAAAACAAAAAAACCTAAGCAATACCGTTCTCTATCTCATGAGCCTATCTGCTGGTCTAATTGTAGCCAACCTGTACTACAACCAACCTCTGCTGCACATGATTTCAGTAAGTTTTGGGGTAACAGAATCTGCTGTTAGTAATGTTGCATTGGCTTCTCAGTTAGGCTATGCATTTGGGTTGCTTTTTGTAGTTCCTTTGGGCGACATGATATCCAATCAAAAAATATTGAAATTTGATTTTGCACTTATGCTCATATCGCTATTGGCTGCAGGGTTCTCAACTTCATTATGGCTACTTGTTGTTGCCAGTTTCTTTATTGGGTGTACCTCTGCTTTACCACAACTGTTCGTTCCTATGGCTGCTCAATTATCAAATGCTAAAAATAGAGGCCGGGCCATTGGCATTGTCATGAGCGGATTGCTGATTGGTATTTTGGCAAGTCGTGCTATTAGTGGTTTTGTTGGCGAGCAATTTGGTTGGCGCACTATGTATTTTGTAGCTACGGTAATGATGCTTATCCTTTTTATTGTTTTAAAATTAAAATTGCCACAGATCAAACCTGTTTATGAAGGCAGTTATAAAGACTTGATGAAATCATTAATTCATTTCTTTAAAACCGAACCTCCATTGCGACTTGCAGCAGTAAGAGGCGGACTTTCATTTGCAGGGCTGAGTGCTTTTTGGACAACTTTAGTTTTTCTAATGGAGGATAATTTTGGCTATGGAAGTGGTATTACCGGTATGTTTGGCCTTATTGGAGTGGTAGGCGCATTAGCAGCCACAGTAGTAGGAAAACTAAGCGACCGTATGAGCAAAAACCGAATTGTTATTATATCTACCTTAGTTTTAATTCTCTCTTGGGCTGTATTTTTGTTTTCCCATCACTCAATCATAGGCATTATAATTGGTGTTATCCTGGTAGACCTTGGCCAACAATCACTTCATATTGCCAATCAGAACATTATATTCTCCCGAAATGAGAACGCCCGTAACCGTGTAAATACGGTTTATATGGTTATCTTTTTCTTAGGAGGTGCCCTTGGAACCGTGTTAGGCGCTTACGCGTGGCAGCACTACCAATGGATGGGTGTATCTACTCTTGGTCTAATCCTTTCAATTGTATCACTAATTGCCCATCTGGGTTTTGGGGATAAGAAAATTTAA
- the trhO gene encoding oxygen-dependent tRNA uridine(34) hydroxylase TrhO — translation MQLYNNLSAKERAALIEEAGQERLTISFYKYAQIGNPEIFRNHLFINWNELDVLGRIYVAHEGINAQLSVPAENFEEFKTHLDSISFLENVRLNIAIEQDNLSFLKLKVKVRNKIVADGLVDDTFDVTNKGIHVDAEKFNELIEDPDTVLVDMRNHYESEIGHFKKAITPDVDTFRDSLDIIEKDLENHKEDKKLVMYCTGGIRCEKASAYYKHKGFKQVYQLEGGIIDYTRQVENKNLENKFLGKNFVFDHRRSERITDDVIANCHQCGKPCDNHVNCANEACHLLFIQCDECAQKMDNCCSDSCQEINALPFEEQKELRRGKGASNKIFKKGRSEVLKFKK, via the coding sequence ATGCAACTGTACAATAACTTAAGTGCAAAAGAAAGAGCGGCACTTATTGAAGAAGCCGGTCAAGAACGTTTGACTATCTCTTTCTACAAATATGCACAGATCGGTAATCCGGAAATATTTAGAAATCATCTTTTCATCAATTGGAACGAATTGGACGTTCTTGGGCGAATTTATGTGGCTCACGAAGGGATAAATGCCCAATTATCCGTACCTGCCGAAAATTTTGAAGAATTTAAAACCCATTTGGACAGTATTTCTTTTTTGGAAAATGTTCGGTTGAATATCGCCATTGAGCAAGACAATCTCTCTTTCTTAAAATTAAAGGTAAAGGTGAGAAATAAAATTGTGGCAGATGGTCTGGTAGATGATACTTTTGATGTAACAAATAAAGGTATTCATGTTGATGCGGAAAAATTCAATGAACTTATAGAAGACCCAGATACGGTTCTGGTAGATATGCGTAATCACTATGAGAGCGAAATTGGTCATTTTAAAAAAGCTATTACCCCAGATGTTGATACGTTTAGGGATTCATTAGATATTATTGAAAAGGACCTTGAGAATCATAAAGAGGATAAGAAACTGGTCATGTACTGTACGGGTGGTATTAGATGTGAAAAAGCAAGTGCGTATTATAAGCATAAAGGCTTTAAGCAAGTATATCAATTGGAAGGTGGTATTATTGATTATACCCGCCAAGTGGAGAATAAAAACCTTGAAAATAAATTTTTAGGCAAAAACTTTGTTTTTGATCACCGACGCAGCGAGCGAATTACTGATGATGTAATTGCCAACTGTCACCAGTGTGGTAAACCATGTGACAACCATGTAAATTGTGCTAACGAAGCTTGTCACCTTTTGTTTATTCAATGTGATGAGTGCGCCCAAAAGATGGACAATTGCTGTTCGGACAGTTGTCAAGAAATAAATGCCTTGCCTTTTGAGGAACAGAAAGAACTGAGAAGGGGAAAAGGGGCCAGCAATAAAATTTTTAAAAAGGGAAGGTCAGAAGTCTTAAAGTTTAAAAAGTAA
- a CDS encoding RNA polymerase sigma factor, giving the protein MGLEELIINCKKGNRKAQEQLYRDYSRTLFGICLKYSRNRTEAEDNLHDSFLVIYEKVGQFKHKGSFEGWLKRITVNTVLQKYRKDEPLSLVSDAIEDTETVLDSSYENLSLDVLLKHIQELPDKYRLTFNLYVLDGYTHKEISELLGTTQGTSKSNLARARKLLKEKIEITKNKAIIGLLIFLLIGFCV; this is encoded by the coding sequence TTGGGTCTAGAAGAACTCATTATTAATTGCAAAAAAGGAAACCGCAAGGCACAAGAACAATTGTATCGCGATTATTCTCGCACCTTGTTCGGTATCTGCTTAAAGTATTCGCGTAACCGCACGGAAGCCGAAGACAATTTGCATGACAGTTTTTTGGTCATTTATGAAAAAGTGGGGCAGTTTAAACACAAGGGCTCTTTTGAAGGGTGGCTAAAGCGTATTACCGTCAATACCGTACTTCAAAAATACCGTAAAGATGAGCCTTTAAGCTTAGTAAGCGATGCAATTGAAGATACAGAAACGGTATTGGATAGCAGCTATGAAAATTTAAGTTTAGACGTATTACTAAAACACATTCAAGAATTACCGGATAAATACCGCCTTACATTCAACCTATATGTTTTAGACGGGTATACCCACAAAGAAATCAGCGAGCTTTTAGGTACCACCCAGGGCACATCAAAAAGTAATCTGGCCAGAGCACGCAAGTTGTTAAAAGAAAAAATAGAGATTACAAAGAATAAAGCCATCATTGGCCTACTCATCTTCCTTTTGATAGGATTTTGCGTTTGA